Proteins from a genomic interval of Nostoc sp. TCL240-02:
- a CDS encoding AI-2E family transporter, with the protein MQTRKLLDWWQTFTPIARIGAIALFVPLLVLNGWALSVFFNYFHSLIVILVGASVLAFLLNYPVSWMEHQGAKREQVAILVFLLALSILLALGVTLVPLALTQAQQLVARLPELIDSGRSQLMILNEKAETFGLPINLDALVVQINDRVKGQLQAIAGQVLNLAVVTVTSLLDILLTMVLTFYLLQHGSELWESLVEWLPSKFRAPFSQTVRLSFQNFFITQLILSTCMASALIPTFLWLKVPFGLLFGLTIGLMALVPFGGSVGIALTTLLVALQDFSMGVRVLIAAVIVQQILENLIAPRILGSFTGLNPVWILISVLTGARIGGLLGVIVAVPTAVVIKTALSALRLGGEANDSGTGEITAPVAANESSKANANNTLSISEATLP; encoded by the coding sequence CAAGCTACTCGACTGGTGGCAAACATTCACACCAATAGCGCGAATCGGGGCGATCGCGTTATTCGTTCCACTGCTAGTTCTAAATGGTTGGGCACTTTCGGTATTTTTCAATTATTTCCATTCTCTCATAGTCATTTTAGTCGGAGCCTCAGTTTTAGCATTTCTGCTCAACTACCCTGTGAGTTGGATGGAACACCAAGGTGCTAAACGGGAGCAAGTTGCTATCCTAGTATTTCTCTTGGCTTTATCGATTTTATTGGCGTTGGGTGTGACGCTTGTTCCGTTAGCCCTTACCCAAGCTCAACAACTGGTGGCTCGGTTGCCAGAGTTGATCGACTCTGGACGCTCTCAGCTAATGATATTAAACGAAAAAGCGGAGACTTTTGGCTTACCAATTAACCTCGATGCTTTGGTAGTACAAATCAACGATCGCGTCAAGGGACAACTGCAAGCGATCGCTGGACAAGTTTTAAATTTGGCGGTAGTTACAGTCACAAGTCTCCTAGATATCCTGTTGACGATGGTTTTGACTTTCTACCTTTTACAGCATGGGAGCGAACTCTGGGAAAGCTTAGTGGAATGGCTACCCTCTAAATTTCGCGCTCCTTTCTCCCAAACAGTCCGCCTAAGTTTTCAAAATTTCTTCATCACCCAGTTGATTTTATCTACCTGTATGGCCTCAGCTCTCATTCCTACCTTTTTGTGGCTGAAAGTGCCATTTGGACTGCTATTTGGGCTAACTATTGGTCTAATGGCTCTTGTCCCCTTTGGTGGTTCTGTGGGCATTGCTCTGACTACACTATTGGTAGCACTGCAAGATTTCTCAATGGGTGTGAGAGTTTTGATAGCAGCAGTAATCGTACAGCAAATTCTCGAAAACTTAATTGCCCCCCGAATTTTAGGCAGTTTTACGGGTTTAAATCCAGTTTGGATTTTAATTTCAGTTTTAACAGGGGCAAGAATTGGCGGACTGTTGGGTGTAATTGTGGCAGTACCCACCGCTGTTGTCATTAAAACTGCTTTAAGTGCCTTGCGTCTTGGTGGCGAGGCAAACGATAGCGGCACGGGGGAGATAACTGCACCCGTTGCAGCAAACGAGTCCTCGAAAGCAAACGCTAACAACACTTTGAGTATTTCTGAAGCGACATTACCTTAA
- a CDS encoding serpin family protein, which yields MNRQKFSDAKENFLQRRYGVSLGRRYALAAASVVLFSVLGCSQVESNKSALAQSSLPQPETPLQKKTVNTDIRIVESSNKFGFKLFSEVLKEDRGENNIFISPSSVGIALAMTYNGASGSTQQAMAKTLELQGMNLPEINSAYAAALKQLLENQDAKVQLSIANSLWANQDVSFAPDFLKRTQDFYQAKVSNLNFKDAAASSIINNWVTENTKGKINKIVETIEPNQVLFLINAIYFKGNWSNEFDKNKTAEYPFYITSSRRKQHPMMSQEGDYRYYENEQFQAVSLPYGKDGKTSFYIFLPKQNSNLKTLYQNLSFENWEKWMTQFNKQKGFIRLPRFKTNYEVTLNDALKNLGMEEAFNSKANFSGMGKNFAISQVKHKTFVEVNEEGTEAAAATSVGIVATSLREEPEPFRMIVDRPFFCAIRDNQTGNVLFMGSIIEPQ from the coding sequence ATGAATCGGCAAAAGTTTAGTGATGCAAAAGAAAATTTTCTGCAAAGACGTTATGGTGTGAGTCTGGGCAGACGTTATGCTTTGGCAGCTGCAAGTGTTGTTCTATTCAGTGTATTAGGTTGTTCTCAAGTCGAGAGTAACAAAAGTGCGCTCGCCCAATCTAGTTTACCTCAGCCAGAAACTCCATTGCAAAAAAAAACAGTCAACACTGATATAAGAATAGTTGAGTCTAGCAATAAGTTTGGCTTCAAACTATTTTCAGAAGTTCTGAAAGAGGATCGAGGTGAGAATAATATTTTTATATCACCTTCGAGTGTCGGCATCGCTCTAGCCATGACCTACAACGGCGCTAGTGGCTCAACTCAACAAGCAATGGCAAAAACCCTAGAATTACAGGGAATGAATCTACCAGAAATTAACTCTGCTTACGCGGCGGCATTAAAGCAGCTTTTAGAAAATCAGGATGCAAAAGTACAACTGAGTATTGCTAACTCGCTTTGGGCAAATCAAGATGTTAGCTTTGCACCAGATTTCCTCAAGAGAACCCAGGATTTCTATCAAGCTAAGGTCAGCAATTTAAACTTTAAAGATGCCGCCGCATCAAGTATTATCAATAACTGGGTAACAGAAAATACTAAAGGTAAAATTAATAAAATAGTTGAAACAATTGAACCCAATCAAGTGTTGTTTCTGATTAATGCCATATATTTTAAAGGGAATTGGAGTAACGAATTTGACAAAAATAAAACTGCTGAATACCCTTTTTACATTACATCTAGTAGACGAAAGCAACACCCAATGATGTCACAAGAAGGTGACTATAGATATTATGAAAACGAACAATTTCAGGCAGTTAGTTTACCTTACGGTAAAGATGGAAAAACCAGTTTTTATATATTCCTTCCCAAACAAAACTCTAACCTGAAAACCTTATATCAAAACCTGAGTTTTGAAAACTGGGAAAAATGGATGACTCAGTTCAACAAACAAAAAGGGTTTATTAGGCTACCCCGCTTCAAAACAAATTACGAAGTTACACTCAATGATGCCTTGAAAAATTTAGGTATGGAAGAGGCTTTCAACAGTAAAGCCAATTTTTCTGGCATGGGTAAAAATTTTGCCATTAGCCAAGTTAAGCATAAAACTTTTGTCGAAGTGAACGAAGAAGGTACTGAAGCGGCTGCGGCTACTTCAGTGGGAATAGTCGCAACATCTTTGAGAGAAGAACCAGAACCATTCCGAATGATTGTTGACCGTCCCTTCTTCTGCGCCATTAGGGATAATCAGACGGGAAATGTTTTGTTTATGGGTTCCATCATTGAGCCACAATGA
- a CDS encoding S8 family serine peptidase, protein MTKKLTWIIWGLSASCLSAPVIASALESALGTNGIDALKLHQAPYNLIGRKIAIGQVEIGRPGMFGWDKAVSKNRAISLAGVFLRNGPAKSNSGVDPHAYNVAGVMVSQNKALPGIAPGARLYSSAVGSTKSMGQPEECLSAQHIALQNGGDVRAINFSFGEPLSRDPRPEAILDGNALLTLCVDWSSRVHDVLYAIAGNQGKGGIPIPTDNFNGVNVAFSSRRGGVFNKVDVANLAGANQGVSGRLAGREFDIGGRRAISLVAPGNNIPLLNPDGKLNKVTGTSFAAPQVTATVALLQEFADRQIRTKQPHWSIDARHHQVMKAVLLNSADKIQDSGDGLRLGMSRTLIDKQNQNWLDSDAYKDPKIPLDAQMGAGHLNTFRAYQQLSAGQWQPSAAVPAIGWDYRKVDVGASVDYVLAKPLKQGSFVAVTLSWDRLVELNDKNTNQQYDVGENFRDRGLNNLDLYLVKADAQNSDAGAVCSSISQIDSVEHIFCPIPTTGNYKIRVQFRQKLNEATQPYSLAWWSVPIN, encoded by the coding sequence ATGACTAAAAAACTAACCTGGATAATTTGGGGATTAAGTGCTTCTTGTCTGAGTGCGCCGGTAATTGCTTCGGCTTTAGAATCTGCTTTGGGAACTAACGGTATTGATGCTTTGAAGCTACACCAAGCTCCTTATAATTTAATCGGTCGTAAGATTGCTATTGGTCAAGTGGAAATTGGTCGGCCGGGAATGTTTGGGTGGGATAAGGCGGTGTCTAAAAATCGCGCTATATCTTTAGCGGGAGTATTCTTACGTAATGGGCCAGCTAAGTCTAATAGCGGTGTTGACCCTCACGCCTACAATGTTGCTGGTGTAATGGTAAGTCAAAACAAAGCTTTGCCGGGAATTGCTCCAGGAGCGAGATTGTATTCGTCTGCGGTGGGTTCCACTAAAAGCATGGGTCAGCCAGAAGAATGTTTATCGGCCCAGCACATAGCGCTACAAAATGGTGGCGATGTTCGTGCCATTAATTTTAGCTTTGGTGAACCTCTCAGCCGCGATCCTAGACCAGAGGCTATTTTAGACGGCAATGCTTTACTAACTTTATGTGTTGACTGGTCTAGCCGCGTTCATGATGTTTTGTATGCGATCGCAGGCAATCAAGGTAAAGGTGGTATTCCTATTCCTACAGATAATTTTAACGGAGTTAACGTGGCTTTTTCATCCCGCCGTGGAGGAGTTTTTAACAAAGTAGACGTGGCTAATCTGGCGGGTGCTAACCAAGGAGTGAGTGGAAGGCTAGCCGGAAGGGAATTTGATATTGGTGGCCGTCGCGCTATCAGTTTAGTTGCTCCTGGGAATAATATTCCCTTACTCAATCCAGATGGCAAATTGAACAAGGTTACAGGTACTAGTTTTGCAGCGCCTCAAGTTACGGCTACCGTTGCTCTCTTACAAGAATTTGCTGACCGACAAATACGCACAAAACAACCCCACTGGAGCATTGATGCTCGGCATCATCAAGTAATGAAAGCTGTATTGCTGAATTCAGCAGACAAAATCCAAGATAGTGGTGATGGCTTACGGTTGGGAATGAGCCGGACGCTAATTGATAAACAAAATCAAAACTGGCTAGATTCTGATGCTTATAAAGATCCAAAGATTCCCTTGGATGCTCAAATGGGAGCAGGTCACTTAAATACATTTCGCGCTTATCAGCAATTGAGTGCTGGCCAATGGCAGCCATCAGCTGCGGTGCCAGCTATTGGTTGGGATTATCGCAAAGTTGATGTTGGAGCATCTGTTGACTATGTATTAGCAAAACCATTAAAGCAGGGAAGTTTTGTTGCTGTCACCCTAAGTTGGGATCGATTGGTAGAACTCAATGATAAAAATACAAACCAACAATATGATGTGGGCGAAAATTTTCGCGATCGCGGCTTAAATAATCTCGACCTATACTTAGTAAAAGCTGATGCTCAAAATTCAGATGCTGGTGCTGTTTGCTCTTCAATCAGCCAAATCGATAGTGTAGAACATATTTTCTGCCCCATTCCTACTACTGGCAATTACAAAATCCGCGTCCAGTTTCGTCAAAAGCTCAATGAAGCGACTCAACCTTATAGTTTAGCTTGGTGGAGTGTACCTATCAATTAA
- the rpe gene encoding ribulose-phosphate 3-epimerase — protein MTQNLSQKPIVISPSILSADFSRLGDEIRAVDAAGADWIHVDVMDGRFVPNITIGPLIVEAIRPVTTKPLDVHLMIVEPEKYVEGFAKAGADIISVHCEHNASPHLHRTLGQIKELGKKAGVVLNPGSPLELIEYVLDLCDLVLIMSVNPGFGGQSFIPGVLPKIRKLRQMCDERGLDPWIEVDGGLKANNTWQVLEAGANAVVAGSAVFNAKDYAEAITSIRNSKRPTPELAKV, from the coding sequence ATGACCCAAAACCTATCTCAAAAGCCCATTGTAATTTCTCCATCTATCCTATCAGCCGATTTTAGCCGTCTGGGTGACGAAATTCGCGCCGTAGACGCAGCCGGAGCAGATTGGATTCATGTTGATGTAATGGACGGTCGTTTTGTACCTAATATTACGATAGGCCCTCTGATTGTGGAGGCGATTCGTCCGGTTACAACCAAGCCATTGGATGTCCACTTGATGATTGTGGAGCCAGAAAAGTATGTAGAAGGATTTGCTAAGGCAGGTGCTGATATTATCTCTGTACACTGCGAACATAATGCTTCTCCACACCTACACCGTACCTTGGGGCAAATTAAAGAGCTTGGTAAGAAAGCTGGAGTTGTACTTAATCCTGGTAGTCCTCTAGAGCTAATTGAATATGTTCTAGATTTGTGCGATTTAGTACTGATTATGAGCGTCAACCCTGGTTTTGGTGGTCAAAGCTTTATCCCTGGTGTATTACCCAAAATCCGCAAGCTGCGTCAAATGTGTGATGAACGCGGTCTTGACCCTTGGATTGAAGTGGATGGAGGGCTGAAGGCAAATAACACTTGGCAAGTTTTAGAAGCAGGAGCTAATGCAGTTGTCGCCGGTTCAGCTGTATTTAATGCTAAAGATTATGCTGAGGCCATTACATCAATTCGCAACAGCAAGCGTCCTACCCCAGAATTAGCCAAGGTTTAA
- a CDS encoding GH116 family glycosyl hydrolase has product MTNQLSVKIPSCTWSRPIGLGWDKPYTVRYASNIDDGPWHGMPLGGFGAGCIGRSSRGDFNLWHIDGGEHTFKNVPACQFSVFESNGTSTQAYALSTQGPDDNTLKAWQWYPTLASTEGTGNYHALYPRSWFVYENVFQAQLTCEQFSPIWAGNYQETSYPVATFLWNAHNPTDAPITLSIMLTWQNMVGWFTNALKSPQVQVRDDGSPVYEYQPHWGESQGNYNQIVENPQHFGCLLRRVGSDALQEGDGTWCIATLKHPQVELFHHTRWNPDGTGDEVWESFAKDGSLSNYIDANPVAEGEQLGAAIALRFTLQPGETLEIPFVLAWDLPITEFAAGVNYYRRYTDFFDKSGNNAWAIASTALQEYQTWRSQIQTWQQPILDREDLPNWFKMALFNELYDLTSGGTLWSAASELDPIGQFAVLECLDYRWYESLDVRLYGSFALLMLFPELEKSVIRAFARAIPQGDDTPRIIGYYMTIKAESPIAVRKVAGATPHDLGAPNEHVWQKTNYTSYQDCNLWKDLGSDFVLQVYRDFLLTGADDVEFLADCWPAIVQTLDYLKTFDLDGDGIPENSGAPDQTFDDWRLQGVSAYCGGLWLAALEAAIAISDILLTYQTGNTAELAAQKSTYEAWLAQSLPIYQEKLWNGQYYQLDSQSGSDVVMADQLCGQFYARLLDLPDIVPSDRALSALKTVYDACFLKFCNGEFGAANGVRPDGSPENPKATHPLEVWTGINFGLAAFLVQMGMKDEALRLTQAVVKQIYENGLQFRTPEAITAAGTFRASTYLRAMAIWGIYLVIN; this is encoded by the coding sequence ATGACAAATCAACTCTCTGTGAAAATTCCCTCTTGTACTTGGAGCCGTCCCATCGGTTTAGGCTGGGACAAACCTTATACCGTCCGCTACGCAAGTAATATCGATGATGGCCCTTGGCATGGTATGCCTTTAGGTGGCTTTGGTGCAGGTTGTATCGGTCGTTCTTCACGGGGAGATTTTAACCTGTGGCACATCGACGGCGGTGAGCATACCTTCAAAAACGTCCCCGCTTGTCAATTCAGTGTATTTGAATCCAATGGCACATCTACCCAAGCCTACGCTTTATCTACCCAAGGGCCCGATGATAATACTCTCAAAGCTTGGCAGTGGTATCCAACGCTTGCCAGTACAGAGGGGACTGGTAATTATCACGCGCTATACCCACGTAGCTGGTTTGTGTACGAAAATGTATTTCAAGCACAGTTGACTTGTGAACAATTTTCCCCAATTTGGGCAGGTAATTATCAAGAAACTAGCTACCCTGTGGCAACATTCCTCTGGAATGCCCATAACCCTACAGATGCACCAATTACCCTCAGCATCATGCTCACTTGGCAAAATATGGTGGGCTGGTTTACTAATGCCCTCAAATCTCCCCAAGTGCAAGTGCGTGATGATGGTAGTCCGGTTTATGAATACCAACCACATTGGGGCGAAAGTCAAGGAAACTATAACCAAATAGTTGAAAATCCACAACACTTTGGCTGTCTTTTAAGGCGGGTTGGTAGTGATGCTTTGCAAGAAGGAGATGGAACTTGGTGTATTGCGACACTGAAACATCCCCAAGTAGAACTATTTCACCACACTCGCTGGAATCCTGATGGAACTGGTGATGAGGTGTGGGAAAGTTTTGCCAAAGATGGTTCTTTGTCCAATTATATAGATGCTAATCCAGTCGCAGAAGGTGAACAGTTAGGGGCTGCGATCGCACTTCGTTTCACTCTCCAACCAGGCGAAACTCTCGAAATCCCCTTTGTCCTCGCTTGGGATTTACCCATTACAGAATTTGCCGCCGGAGTCAACTATTATCGCAGATATACAGACTTCTTTGATAAAAGTGGAAATAATGCTTGGGCGATCGCATCTACTGCCCTCCAAGAATATCAAACCTGGCGATCGCAAATTCAAACTTGGCAACAACCCATTCTTGACCGGGAAGATTTACCCAATTGGTTTAAAATGGCTCTATTTAACGAGCTTTACGATCTCACTAGCGGCGGTACTCTCTGGAGTGCAGCATCAGAACTTGACCCCATCGGTCAGTTTGCGGTGCTGGAGTGTCTAGATTATCGGTGGTATGAAAGCCTAGATGTGCGCCTGTATGGTTCTTTTGCCCTGCTGATGCTGTTTCCAGAATTAGAAAAATCGGTGATTCGGGCGTTTGCACGGGCGATTCCTCAAGGTGATGATACACCCCGAATAATTGGCTATTACATGACAATTAAGGCAGAAAGCCCGATCGCGGTTCGCAAAGTTGCAGGTGCAACACCCCACGATTTAGGGGCACCAAATGAACACGTTTGGCAGAAAACCAACTACACCAGCTATCAAGACTGCAATTTGTGGAAAGATTTGGGTAGTGATTTTGTCTTGCAAGTATACCGTGATTTTCTGCTCACGGGTGCTGACGATGTAGAATTTCTAGCAGATTGCTGGCCTGCCATCGTTCAAACCCTGGACTACCTGAAAACCTTTGACCTTGATGGCGATGGGATTCCCGAAAATTCTGGTGCGCCTGACCAAACCTTTGATGATTGGCGGTTACAGGGTGTCAGCGCCTATTGTGGTGGGTTATGGTTAGCGGCGCTAGAGGCTGCGATCGCAATTAGCGATATTTTATTAACTTACCAGACAGGTAACACAGCAGAGTTGGCGGCGCAAAAGTCTACTTATGAAGCTTGGTTGGCACAATCTCTTCCTATTTATCAAGAAAAACTTTGGAATGGGCAATATTACCAACTTGATAGTCAAAGTGGTTCTGATGTGGTAATGGCGGATCAATTATGCGGACAATTCTACGCCCGACTATTGGACTTACCAGATATTGTACCGAGCGATCGCGCCCTTTCTGCCCTAAAAACTGTTTATGATGCTTGCTTTTTGAAATTCTGCAATGGAGAGTTTGGTGCTGCGAATGGTGTTCGTCCTGATGGTTCACCAGAAAACCCTAAAGCTACTCATCCTTTAGAAGTTTGGACTGGGATAAACTTTGGGCTAGCGGCTTTTCTTGTGCAAATGGGAATGAAAGATGAAGCGTTGAGGTTAACACAGGCTGTAGTCAAGCAAATTTATGAAAATGGGCTGCAATTTCGCACCCCTGAAGCTATCACCGCAGCTGGTACTTTCCGCGCTAGCACCTACTTACGGGCAATGGCAATCTGGGGAATTTACTTAGTTATTAATTGA
- a CDS encoding peptidase: MLLETKNYCHKLSRILICSLGSSLLIASNVLPINALGKPQHSQGFIIAKSPDERQPEAVEKGIEQLPASQASISPRKKTSIESPIQTRPISSNTETSQPTSNASNDDSTSRSPRRRTSNSNSNRSNSSASRSSGVRASNSNTNRSNAGSGRVSKPSSNVARSGNQNIERPAVYAPATPTYKEINFVDVALGILSKSDFQSQGRYFHFYEFEGRENQLVQIRLVGSKDTRRSNNLSLNPLLFLHDPDDNVIVKKGTLEKSSDGDDAFIFARLPKNGIYKIAVTSRDTGEIGRYSLALRNDRASYTLDEAGQLSANSSTLKQNGGAYNVSNFQGRKNQLVSIRVDSVDEEFSPYVALLNSKGQTIAIDRDKDKAGTYSALIDRARLPEDDTYYIVVSSKNPQERGKYRLTLF; encoded by the coding sequence ATGCTACTAGAAACCAAAAACTATTGCCACAAATTAAGCCGCATTTTAATTTGTTCCTTGGGCAGTAGTTTGTTGATCGCGAGCAATGTGCTACCTATAAATGCTTTGGGAAAACCTCAACATTCTCAAGGTTTCATAATTGCCAAATCACCAGATGAGAGACAACCAGAAGCAGTAGAAAAAGGAATTGAGCAACTTCCTGCTTCTCAAGCATCAATATCTCCAAGAAAGAAGACATCTATTGAGTCGCCAATACAGACTCGTCCTATATCTTCTAATACAGAAACTTCCCAGCCAACCTCGAATGCTTCAAATGATGACTCTACTTCTAGATCACCTAGACGTAGGACTTCTAACTCAAATTCTAATCGTTCCAATAGTAGTGCATCTAGATCGTCTGGAGTCAGGGCTTCTAATTCAAATACCAATCGTTCTAATGCTGGCTCTGGGAGAGTTAGCAAGCCAAGTTCTAATGTAGCTAGAAGTGGCAACCAAAATATCGAGCGTCCGGCAGTTTATGCACCTGCGACACCTACTTATAAAGAGATTAACTTTGTAGATGTCGCATTGGGTATTCTGAGTAAAAGTGACTTTCAATCTCAAGGTAGATATTTTCATTTCTATGAGTTTGAAGGTAGAGAAAATCAACTAGTTCAAATTAGGCTTGTTGGTAGTAAAGATACACGTAGATCAAATAACTTGAGTTTAAATCCTTTGTTATTTCTGCACGATCCTGATGATAATGTCATCGTCAAAAAAGGCACTTTGGAAAAAAGCAGTGATGGTGATGATGCCTTCATTTTTGCGCGGTTGCCTAAGAATGGCATTTACAAAATTGCAGTTACTAGCCGAGATACCGGTGAGATCGGTCGCTATAGTTTGGCTCTGAGGAATGACAGAGCTAGCTATACCTTAGATGAAGCAGGCCAACTAAGCGCCAATAGCTCAACCTTGAAACAAAATGGAGGCGCTTACAATGTTTCTAATTTCCAAGGAAGAAAAAATCAGCTTGTAAGCATTCGTGTAGATAGTGTTGATGAAGAATTTTCTCCTTATGTAGCTTTGCTAAATTCAAAAGGACAGACGATCGCTATAGATAGAGACAAAGATAAAGCCGGCACCTACAGCGCTTTAATTGACCGAGCTAGGTTGCCTGAAGATGACACTTACTATATAGTTGTCAGTTCCAAAAATCCACAGGAACGCGGTAAATATAGATTGACTCTCTTCTGA
- a CDS encoding serine/threonine-protein kinase → MICCLNPDCLNPLNPNGKKFCQSCSTPLVSLLRNRFRVIRVLSDEGGFGRTYLSEDVDKLNERCVIKQLAPKFQGTWSQKKAMELFAEEAQRLQDLGEHPQIPTLIAYFEQDGCLYLVQQFINGDNLLKELQQRKGYNAKDIQYILLDLLPILRFIHDRKVIHRDIKPENIIRHKSDGRLSLIDFGSSKQFTAKVQHKSGTSIGSHGYSPLEQIRDGKAFPASDLFGLGATCFHLLTGTSPFQLWMESGYAWVSNWREYLRSPLNTELDFVIDKLLKKDIHERYQSADEVLKDLTPKQLLALPPAGKSSGKIPATQAPSLPKSYPLLRTLILVSAFILLFGFQESWYKHFRRIQTSLVSRLSQHNNSGKDDVLLGQPPKITLGRVSLANTIQGDENSVLSVAISPDGKTIASSGGDGTIKLWNLATGKEISSLNAYSQQVNTLVISPDGKTLVSASDDSTIKIWNLATGKQIRTLTGHSDSVRALAISADSETLVSGSDDNTIKIWDLATGEQIRTLVGHTFWVRSLAISPDSVILASGSFDKTIKIWNLTKGYSIRTLEGNYQTVTAVAISPDGKILASASRDRTIKLWNLLTGKEIRTLAGHANTVTTVAFSADGKIIASGSRDRAIKLWNSATGEEILTLTGHTNTVTSVAFSPDSKTLVSGSEDNTIKIWRLSQ, encoded by the coding sequence ATGATCTGCTGCTTAAATCCCGATTGCCTAAATCCCCTGAATCCCAATGGAAAGAAGTTTTGCCAAAGTTGTAGCACCCCGTTGGTGTCACTTTTAAGAAATCGCTTCCGTGTCATCCGAGTCCTTTCAGATGAGGGGGGATTTGGCAGAACCTATCTATCAGAAGATGTCGATAAACTCAATGAACGCTGTGTTATCAAGCAATTAGCTCCAAAGTTCCAAGGAACTTGGTCGCAAAAAAAGGCGATGGAGTTGTTTGCCGAAGAAGCGCAGCGACTACAAGACCTTGGGGAACATCCCCAAATTCCAACTTTAATAGCTTACTTTGAGCAAGACGGCTGCCTATATTTAGTGCAGCAGTTTATCAATGGCGATAATTTATTAAAGGAGTTGCAACAGCGCAAGGGTTATAACGCTAAGGATATTCAATATATTTTGCTAGATTTATTGCCCATCCTGAGATTTATCCACGATCGCAAAGTCATTCATCGGGATATCAAGCCAGAAAATATTATCCGTCATAAAAGTGATGGGCGATTAAGTCTGATTGATTTCGGTTCTTCAAAGCAATTCACCGCCAAAGTTCAGCACAAGTCTGGTACATCCATTGGTTCACATGGTTATTCTCCCTTAGAACAAATTAGAGATGGTAAAGCTTTTCCTGCCAGTGACTTGTTTGGTTTAGGCGCTACCTGCTTTCATTTGCTAACGGGAACTTCCCCCTTTCAGTTGTGGATGGAATCGGGGTATGCGTGGGTGAGTAATTGGCGGGAATATTTGCGGAGTCCATTAAATACCGAGTTGGATTTTGTCATCGACAAACTTTTAAAAAAAGATATCCATGAACGTTACCAGTCAGCTGATGAAGTTCTCAAAGACTTAACTCCAAAACAACTCCTCGCCCTACCACCAGCCGGTAAGTCATCTGGAAAAATTCCCGCAACTCAAGCCCCATCTTTACCAAAAAGTTATCCCTTACTGAGAACTTTAATTTTGGTAAGTGCTTTTATTCTGTTGTTCGGATTCCAAGAATCTTGGTATAAACATTTTCGCCGGATTCAAACCAGTTTAGTTTCTAGGCTGAGTCAGCATAATAATTCTGGCAAAGATGACGTGCTTTTAGGTCAACCACCAAAGATTACTTTGGGTAGGGTTTCCTTAGCTAACACCATCCAAGGAGATGAAAACTCGGTTTTATCTGTTGCCATCAGCCCTGATGGTAAAACCATTGCCAGCAGTGGAGGCGATGGCACAATCAAACTTTGGAATCTCGCCACCGGGAAAGAAATATCTTCACTCAACGCCTATTCTCAGCAGGTGAATACGTTAGTAATTAGCCCAGATGGGAAAACTTTGGTAAGTGCTAGTGATGACAGCACCATCAAAATTTGGAATTTAGCAACAGGAAAACAAATTCGCACTCTTACAGGGCATTCTGACTCAGTTCGTGCCCTAGCGATCAGCGCTGATAGCGAGACTCTGGTGAGTGGTAGTGATGACAACACCATCAAAATTTGGGATTTAGCAACAGGAGAGCAAATTCGGACATTGGTAGGGCATACATTCTGGGTGCGATCGCTAGCCATCAGTCCTGATAGTGTGATTCTTGCTAGTGGCAGTTTTGACAAGACGATCAAAATCTGGAATCTCACAAAAGGGTACTCAATCCGCACACTAGAGGGAAATTATCAAACAGTAACAGCTGTAGCTATTAGCCCAGATGGGAAAATTTTAGCCAGTGCTAGCCGCGATCGCACCATTAAACTTTGGAATCTACTGACGGGAAAAGAAATTCGCACACTGGCGGGACACGCCAATACAGTCACAACCGTAGCCTTTAGTGCCGATGGTAAAATTATTGCCAGTGGTAGCCGCGATCGCGCTATCAAACTCTGGAATTCGGCCACAGGAGAAGAAATTCTCACATTAACAGGGCATACCAACACTGTGACATCCGTAGCCTTCAGTCCTGATAGCAAGACCCTTGTCAGTGGTAGTGAAGACAACACCATTAAGATTTGGCGGTTGTCTCAGTAA